From the genome of Candidatus Kapaibacterium sp., one region includes:
- a CDS encoding flippase-like domain-containing protein — MQPRSLGRFLRWGLSLGLLGLSVVVAARITDWNAFVEVLGRTAYEWLWVFVPVILGAHLLRAWRWQLLVQAALGRLPGLGNAFSAVMVGYAVNSIVPRAGELVRPYVLSRREGLSPATLLSTVAVERLLDVATLVMLLLVASTLFAERLIGIVERSGGIGSVLVSLGVLALVVAALVSARRWGGWLLRWMHTRLPGTVQRGSKLLQELAAGVAALRQPRLYVLLLLQTLLLWFSYWVPLYGLFWVCSLPLGPAEAFQVLVVSAVAISVAPTPSAAGVYHVAVQLALVELFAIPPAEALAYAVIAHGVNTAVALVVGGLCWLWEQLRPVGAKLATGPD, encoded by the coding sequence ATGCAGCCTCGTAGCCTTGGGCGCTTTCTCCGCTGGGGGCTGAGCCTTGGACTTCTGGGCCTCTCAGTAGTAGTGGCAGCACGGATCACCGACTGGAATGCCTTCGTGGAGGTGCTCGGCCGAACGGCGTATGAATGGCTGTGGGTGTTCGTGCCGGTCATTCTTGGGGCCCATCTCCTGCGAGCATGGCGGTGGCAGCTGTTGGTGCAGGCAGCCCTGGGTCGGCTGCCGGGTTTAGGGAATGCTTTCTCCGCCGTGATGGTCGGCTACGCTGTGAACTCGATTGTGCCAAGGGCGGGCGAGTTGGTCCGCCCGTACGTCCTGAGCCGTCGCGAGGGGCTCTCCCCAGCGACGCTCCTCTCTACAGTTGCCGTTGAGCGGCTGCTCGACGTTGCTACGCTGGTGATGCTACTCCTCGTTGCGAGCACGTTGTTTGCCGAGAGGCTCATCGGCATCGTGGAGAGGTCCGGCGGGATCGGCTCAGTGCTCGTGAGCCTAGGTGTGTTGGCCCTTGTGGTTGCGGCTCTAGTGAGCGCCCGGCGTTGGGGAGGATGGTTGCTACGGTGGATGCACACGCGGCTTCCCGGCACGGTGCAGCGAGGCAGCAAACTCCTTCAAGAACTCGCTGCTGGAGTGGCTGCACTCCGGCAGCCCCGCCTGTACGTGCTGCTATTGCTGCAGACTCTGCTACTGTGGTTCAGCTACTGGGTGCCGCTGTATGGGCTCTTCTGGGTCTGTTCGTTGCCACTCGGTCCGGCTGAGGCGTTTCAGGTGCTGGTGGTCTCTGCGGTGGCCATCTCAGTAGCCCCGACCCCATCGGCAGCAGGGGTCTACCATGTGGCCGTCCAGCTCGCATTGGTGGAGCTCTTTGCCATACCGCCGGCGGAGGCACTAGCCTATGCTGTGATTGCCCATGGAGTCAACACAGCAGTTGCCCTCGTCGTCGGGGGACTCTGTTGGCTGTGGGAGCAGCTCCGGCCAGTAGGAGCAAAGCTTGCTACGGGGCCAGACTAG